From the genome of Metarhizium brunneum chromosome 4, complete sequence, one region includes:
- the RPC10 gene encoding DNA-directed RNA polymerases I, II, and III subunit RPABC4 encodes MPREEYQVPSAGGTAVRGNTRDDHASRSVMTYLCGDCGSSVSLGKDALVACPHCAGRVLYKERTKRMVQFEAR; translated from the exons ATGCCTCGCGAAGAATACCAAGTCCCTTCCGCCGGCGGCACCGCTGTCCGCGGCAACACTCGCGACGACCACGCCTCCCGCTCCGTCATGACCTATCTCTGCGGCGACTGCGGGTCGAGCGTCTCTCTGGGCAAGGATGCGCTGGTTGCCTGCCCTCACTGCGCGGGGAGAGTGCTCTACAAGGAGAGGACCAAGAG AATGGTGCAGTTTGAAGCGCGATAA
- the HIR3 gene encoding Histone transcription regulator 3 — MPAFQAINLEPEENEDEQIDTTKELHVDKALQRFQAALKLHAQGLKSRDAADAAYQELFKCEIFEYREAKTDYERAERQADGRPEASAVDSFSSALGMDAGGADGVAASLAQALYMSYKNYGQFFLDKLKDKFEADPEWNKKLRIKYGSDNSDQVLENWTAALDQDPSDPELWRKMARFASSLNSGRVKRYCLESAIELDDDPAIIEVNPPSLAEGFAGQQLKEYLQVLNDDMALSHPIMAPWLKREMPGLLKRHLDPIPFLSDPVAVLTPPPSSPEVDEATDDPSSGQVLSLAHATENSIEPVKSWSELGIELMKCIQDTRGALKACRSVLDAAQEDIKMITEAEVEPEIASEPEPEADKKPEPKPKAEEKVKPTVEGSPVVRRSTRQGSRANTKAKPDTKEDNPPNPPKEASKELPKEPDQDPKERSTSDSTRKRSQSIAGLPEGVDDENAAEKRSKRVRRRTETALTEETTDSVSLISAQIQPYQEADRNLFQLTKNILENIGVEDHPTLNCLQELLDSCFTESRPPKLSHKCARDLHGVISTFNEDVAQVLLNKNEQATLGLSSFLEHAKSGSQDHDDIPSFDEAQGLRKFSEMVVNESDWMASDDIAFEWVRAVSASYSASKWSDAMKLAVVQMLNRIDTVLYTRINDILNEPMVSREELADLKCILPMIFELHIDIYERITNPNSAVDFATRMETKYRLDRWLNAMSTYLHLLDLSHKDPLCVRFIWASVMVSSLTESPVRDHILLLWTSLRDFLAAEDVEAIILPNNIVMPVISPAAADRELSKLNTMDFFLGLFQDEMKDPLLVIETLEPVLNPTSVYVFEEKPSSLAAEKVDDDGTNDDVDKHDPINIHSKTDQNDKKSDDVVPGRDEQDKSEEDSGGREVVFDDSEDLTINRKPISENATQGMRDVWKFLTSSSTELRLFLWSRLGDAYEAINYPTKRFSCLLKSIEMVVNDLEGETSAKMPDDSRKHLFMRTLKSLDELVIQALSMSLNDGTSFDIIDDEHLKSSLAAIAKMCSFLHVVALCEDESRLGITSLPTSNNTFMALINKLRDIQVRTWCLLFTMFKAGLSQKKSAMLENDVADYLAAIHRVLGLRKFCKASNKIFLKVMRIELLRLKKIEAWEDHLEQVLYDLYGLKLGVGVWEVQDHGCPYEKLEKRQAMQLVEKIMILANRMTMKDLLKSDLKTTIEHMQQTIGQTKSTPQMIHNLRNFTEMLKKPIHPLRLYQALAGKVFVDAVTVNIPEGALAKHGWFFLLGMIALTKFKGVDLNRRQTPGATDDLRIGATFLRLQLQFTADRWDAWFRLAECFDYELDESVLWTADKMNKDRPELVKFQRNAIHCYTLALSHSRHERVTATDSDPLHDLYHKFGMRLYSSSREPFAMEPFQHSDQERFFIEDMGAGTFKRILHDQMSQYKVWKFAAGLFRKAMARKPLNWKNPYMLGKCLWKMYQTPRDGLDSSDQKSPITMAMVLDTLKTSIEVAQSARKSKNSDPILEPHYKLVSILHKLVDRGDIPAAEAASLLAEQPFGIVVNPNDHFASFSEPEDWEEYIIRNLTKLREKDKSNWQHRIVMRHAKILFDERHIAADSDGTVEAKAAFAILKENMFTKTMVMNVWKCDAERPGRHHVFTEQYVRFMTKLLVIMSDRTNLELLLRRLRKKGADFYHFADLWQYSCTEYVKLLRAAYKVPVTTDEAFKHMSNEEFEIMSERITDWSGGDGAPNTAFECMKEAIEVKKLNGNLMKVAPIDDLINDCYTTIYVDVAGTLPGLEPGRIIEERNHAKEVAAQLEAVAQVEQKPKSSLSNLLNPPSGGDSAAGSATPMETDKAEAIPRARRLAGVRRPEILRKAEQAVVRAMEAPKSVTTKSRVGSMSSTKRGSQTPARHGSMAHSDDEDEGPDAQVRREAGEDVDEEMGEGEDNEEAVEDEEHGDSRLEDKDEDDHPGSIHDSADDESDLSDVPEGYDDDVPPGLLFPNLRRSESSGDEADSEDAEEDEEEPDDEEEEEEEEEGGEEIEVEELEAEEEEDEGDEGEEIEVEQEVDEEDPEEEEGEQEEAEEEVEEEEEDNEDTEMAGIEEIEGEGEEDDDEEEEGGEEVDEEAEEEAEEEEGDAEEEEDEEGNDEEEAEEGEEEEEEAEEEED; from the exons ATG CCCGCCTTCCAGGCGATCAATCTCGAACCCGAAGAAAACGAAGATGAGCAAATCGATACAACGAAGGAATTGCAT GTCGATAAAGCTCTGCAACGGTTCCAGGCTGCCCTCAAACTCCATGCTCAGGGCCTGAAGTCGCGAGACGCAGCCGATGCTGCGTATCAAGAACTCTTCAAATGCGAGATATTCGAATACCGCGAAGCAAAGACCGACTATGAACGCGCGGAGCGACAAGCCGATGGCCGACCCGAAGCTTCTGCTGTCGACTCCTTCTCATCTGCCTTGGGCATGGATGCCGGCGGAGCGGACGGAGTTGCAGCAAGCCTCGCCCAAGCCTTGTACATGTCTTACAAGAACTATGGTCAGTTTTTTCTGGACAAGTTGAAAGACAAGTTTGAGGCAGACCCAGAATGGAATAAGAAATTACGTATCAAGTACGGGAGCGACAATAGCGACCAAGTCCTTGAGAACTGGACAGCCGCCCTTGACCAAGACCCGTCGGATCCGGAGCTCTGGAGAAAGATGGCCCGTTTCGCAAGTTCTTTGAATTCTGGTCGTGTGAAGCGATATTGCCTGGAGTCTGCGATTGAACTTGACGATGACCCTGCTATCATAGAGGTTAATCCTCCGTCTCTTGCAGAAGGCTTTGCCGGCCAACAACTAAAAGAGTACCTACAAGTTCTTAATGATGACATGGCGCTATCGCatcccatcatggcgcctTGGTTGAAGAGAGAAATGCCTGGTCTTTTAAAACGTCACCTAGACCCGATTCCGTTTCTCTCTGATCCCGTTGCCGTTTTGACCCCCCCACCGTCTAGTCCCGAAGTCGACGAGGCTACGGACGATCCAAGTAGTGGACAGGTCCTCTCTCTCGCGCACGCGACCGAAAATTCGATCGAGCCGGTTAAGTCATGGTCCGAACTCGGAATAGAACTGATGAAGTGTATTCAAGACACCAGGGGAGCTTTGAAAGCTTGCCGTTCAGTTCTGGATGCGGCGCAAGAGGATATAAAGATGATTACGGAAGCTGAAGTTGAGCCTGAAATTGCATCCGAGCCGGAACCAGAGGCAGACAAAAAACCAGAGCCCAAACCCAAGGCTGAAGAAAAAGTCAAACCGACTGTTGAAGGATCTCCCGTAGTACGAAGATCAACTAGACAAGGCTCTAGagccaacaccaaggccaaacCGGACACAAAAGAGGACAATCCCCCCAACCCTCCAAAAGAAGCGTCCAAGGAGCTTCCAAAGGAACCTGACCAAGACCCGAAAGAAAGATCTACCTCGGATTCGACGCGAAAGCGGTCCCAATCGATCGCGGGGTTGCCTGAAGGCGTGGATGATGAAAATGCAGCCGAGAAGAGGAGCAAACGCGTCCGCCGGCGCACAGAAACAGCTTTAACCGAAGAAACAACTGATTCCGTCAGCTTAATCTCGGCACAAATTCAGCCATATCAAGAAGCAGACCGCAACCTGTTTCAACTCACAAAGAATATACTAGAAAACATTGGAGTAGAGGATCACCCGACCTTGAATTGTCTGCAGGAACTTTTGGACTCTTGTTTCACTGAAAGCAGACCCCCAAAGTTGAGCCACAAATGCGCGAGAGATCTACACGGCGTCATCTCAACTTTCAATGAAGACGTGGCGCAAGTTCTCCTGAACAAGAACGAACAGGCCACGCTGGGCTTGTCATCTTTTCTCGAACATGCCAAATCGGGCTCGCAGGACCATGACGACATTCCTTCATTTGATGAGGCCCAGGGTCTCAGGAAGTTCTCAGAAATGGTTGTAAATGAATCGGACTGGATGGCAAGCGACGACATTGCATTTGAATGGGTTCGCGCTGTCAGCGCCAGTTATTCAGCTTCAAAATGGTCTGATGCTATGAAACTTGCCGTTGTACAGATGCTCAACAGGATCGACACGGTTTTGTACACACGAATTAACGATATATTGAACGAGCCTATGGTCTCTAGGGAGGAGTTGGCCGACCTTAAATGCATTCTACCCATGATTTTCGAGCTGCACATCGATATTTATGAACGCATCACGAACCCTAACAGCGCCGTCGATTTTGCTACACGGATGGAAACCAAGTACCGGCTCGATAGGTGGCTCAACGCAATGTCAACCTATCTCCACCTGCTAGACTTGTCGCACAAAGACCCTCTTTGTGTCAGATTCATCTGGGCATCGGTAATGGTATCATCTCTAACCGAGAGCCCCGTCCGGGACCATATTCTTCTGCTATGGACTTCCCTTCGTGACTTCTTGGCTGCTGAGGACGTAGAGGCAATCATCTTGCCTAACAACATTGTTATGCCTGTGATCTCTCCGGCTGCTGCAGATCGAGAACTTTCGAAATTGAATACGATGGACTTCTTTCTGGGACTTTTTCAAGATGAAATGAAAGATCCATTATTAGTCATTGAGACACTTGAACCCGTTCTAAATCCAACTTCAGTCTATGTATTTGAAGAGAAGCCAAGTAGCTTGGCGGCAGAGAAAGTGGATGACGACGGAACAAACGATGACGTGGATAAACACGACCCAATCAACATCCACAGCAAGACCGATCAAAACGATAAAAAGAGTGATGATGTGGTACCGGGACGCGATGAACAGGACAAGAGTGAAGAGGATAGCGGCGGAAGGGAAGTTGTATTTGACGACTCCGAAGATTTAACTATCAACCGAAAGCCAATATCGGAGAATGCTACCCAAGGCATGAGAGACGTGTGGAAATTCCTGACCAGCAGTAGTACGGAGTTGCGACTATTCTTGTGGTCGCGTCTGGGCGATGCATACGAAGCCATTAACTATCCCACAAAGCGGTTTTCATGTCTTCTCAAAAGTATCGAAATGGTGGTCAACGACCTAGAAGGGGAGACGTCTGCCAAGATGCCAGATGATTCACGGAAACACTTGTTTATGCGAACTCTGAAATCTTTGGATGAACTTGTTATTCAGGCTCTGTCCATGTCATTGAATGATGGCACATCTTTTGACATCATTGATGACGAGCATTTGAAATCGAGCTTAGCCGCCATTGCGAAAATGTGCTCATTTCTTCACGTTGTTGCTCTTTGTGAGGACGAATCTCGACTGGGCATCACCAGCCTGCCTACGAGTAACAACACATTTATGGCCCTAATCAACAAACTGCGAGATATTCAGGTCCGCACCTGGTGCCTCCTGTTTACAATGTTCAAAGCCGGACTATCACAAAAGAAGTCGGCTATGCTGGAGAACGATGTGGCGGACTATCTCGCCGCCATTCATAGAGTACTTGGTCTCCGCAAATTCTGCAAGGCCTCAAACAAGATCTTCCTCAAGGTGATGCGCATAGAACTCCTCAGGTTGAAAAAAATTGAGGCCTGGGAGGATCATCTGGAACAGGTTCTTTATGATTTATATGGCCTGAAACTTGGTGTAGGCGTCTGGGAGGTGCAAGATCATGGCTGCCCATATGAGAAACTTGAGAAGCGACAGGCCATGCAACTGGTTGAGAAGATTATGATTCTTGCAAATCGCATGACTATGAAAGATTTGCTTAAATCAGATCTGAAAACCACCATTGAACACATGCAGCAAACCATCGGACAGACCAAATCTACACCGCAGATGATTCATAACCTGCGCAATTTCACGGAAATGCTGAAAAAGCCAATTCATCCGCTAAGACTATACCAGGCTCTTGCCGGCAAAGTATTTGTCGACGCAGTGACCGTCAACATTCCAGAAGGCGCTCTTGCTAAACATGGCTGGTTCTTCTTGTTGGGAATGATTGCCCTGACCAAATTCAAAGGTGTAGATTTGAACCGCCGGCAGACTCCTGGGGCTACAGATGATCTCCGAATCGGAGCTACTTTTTTGAGATTGCAACTGCAGTTTACTGCTGACAGATGGGATGCCTGGTTTCGACTGGCAGAGTGTTTCGACTATGAGCTAGACGAATCCGTTTTGTGGACGGCAGACAAGATGAACAAAGATCGGCCGGAGCTGGTCAAATTCCAGCGAAACGCAATTCACTGCTATACCCTAGCTTTGTCGCATTCTCGACACGAACGCGTAACTGCTACCGATAGCGATCCGCTGCACGATCTATACCACAAATTTGGCATGAGGCTTTACTCTTCCAGTCGAGAGCCATTTGCCATGGAGCCCTTCCAGCATTCAGATCAAGAACGATTCTTCATTGAAGACATGGGTGCCGGAACCTTCAAGAGGATTCTGCACGATCAAATGTCACAGTACAAAGTTTGGAAGTTTGCCGCTGGGTTGTTTCGAAAGGCGATGGCAAGGAAACCGCTCAACTGGAA GAATCCGTACATGCTTGGAAAATGCCTCTGGAAAATGTATCAAACACCCCGGGATGGACTTGACAGCAGCGACCAAAAGAGCCCCATTACCATGGCGATGGTACTGGATACGCTGAAAACATCGATTGAGGTAGCGCAAAGTGCCAGGAAGAGTAAGAACAGCGACCCGATTCTAGAGCCGCATTATAAGTTGGTCTCTATCCTGCACAAACTTGTTGATCGTGGGGATATTCCCGCAGCAGAAGCCGCGTCGCTTCTGGCTGAACAGCCATTCGGCATTGTTGTAAATCCGAATGACCATTTCGCATCTTTCTCTGAACCGGAAGACTGGGAAGAGTACATTATCCGCAACTTGACTAAGCTTCGTGAAAAGGATAAGTCTAACTGGCAACATCGAATCGTCATGCGCCATGCCAAGATTCTCTTTGACGAGAGGCACATTGCAGCGGACAGCGACGGCACTGTagaagccaaggccgcaTTTGCCATTTTGAAGGAAAACATGTTCACTAAAACAATGGTAATGAATGTGTGGAAGTGTGATGCTGAGCGGCCTGGTCGTCACCACGTCTTTACTGAGCAATATGTTCGCTTCATGACAAAGCTTCTGGTTATCATGTCGGACCGAACAAATCTGGAACTTCTTTTGAGACGACTTCGCAAAAAGGGTGCGGACTTTTACCATTTTGCAGACTTATGGCAGTATAGCTGCACTGAGTACGTGAAGCTGTTGCGTGCAGCGTACAAGGTGCCAGTCACCACCGATGAAGCATTCAAGCACATGTCGAATGAAGAGTTTGAAATCATGAGCGAGAGAATCACCGATtggtctggtggtgatggagctCCAAACACAGCCTTTGAATGCATGAAGGAGGCCATTGAAGTCAAGAAGCTCAACGGAAACCTAATGAAGGTCGCACCTATTGACGATCTCATCAATGATTGTTACACGACAATCTATGTGGACGTTGCCGGAACTCTTCCAGGGCTGGAACCGGGGAGAATCATAGAAGAGCGCAACCACGCCAAGGAAGTCGCAGCTCAATTAGAGGCCGTAGCCCAAGTTGAGCAGAAGCCAAAGAGCTCACTCAGTAATCTGCTTAATCCACCAAGCGGAGGGGACAGCGCAGCTGGATCCGCTACGCCAATGGAGACTGATAAAGCAGAGGCTATTCCCCGAGCGAGGAGACTGGCCGGTGTGCGTCGGCCCGAGATTTTACGAAAGGCAGAGCAAGCTGTCGTGCGTGCTATGGAAGCACCAAAATCTGTTACAACTAAGAGTCGGGTTGGAAGCATGTCAAGCACGAAGCGTGGTAGTCAGACACCTGCTAGACATGGCAGTATGGCTCATagcgacgatgaagatgaagggcCAGATGCTCAGGTACGTCGAGAGGCTGGCGAAGATGTTGACGAAGAAATGGGTGAAGGAGAGGACAATGAAGAAGCagtcgaggacgaggaacaTGGTGACTCCCGATTGGAGGAcaaggatgaagatgatcATCCTGGTAGTATCCATGATTCTGCCGATGACGAGAGTGATCTTAGTGACGTGCCGGAAGGGTATGATGACGATGTGCCTCCCGGACTCTTGTTCCCCAATCTTCGAAGGTCTGAATCGAGTGGGGACGAAGCGGACAgcgaagacgccgaggaagatgaagaggagcccgacgacgaggaggaggaggaggaggaggaggagggtgGCGAGGAAATTGAAGTTGAAGAACTAGAggcagaagaggaggaagacgaaggAGATGAGGGTGAGGAAATAGAAGTTGAACAGGAGGTGGATGAGGAAGATcccgaggaagaggaaggcgagcaggaagaagccgaagaggaggtagaggaagaagaggaagacaaTGAGGATACAGAGATGGCCGGTATAGAAGAGATTGAGGGTGagggtgaagaagatgatgatgaagaggaggagggtgGCGAAGAAGTAgacgaggaagccgaggaggaagccgaggaggaagagggcgatgcagaagaggaagaagacgaggaagggaatgatgaggaggaagctgaagaaggagaagaagaagaggaggaggccgaggaagaagaggactAA
- the GPN1 gene encoding GPN-loop GTPase 1, which produces MASSDDASPPVAIVCVGMAGSGKTTFMQRINAHLHGKNQPPYVINLDPAVLNVPFDPNIDIRDSVNYEEVMKQYNLGPNGGILTSLNLFATKVDQIVNLLEKRAKPDAENPDRKPIDRIIVDTPGQIEAFVWSASGTILLESLASSFPTVIAYVIDTPRTASTSTFMSNMLYACSILYKTKLPMILVFNKTDVKDASFAKEWMTDFEAFQEALRQDEESDALGGVEGGGHGGSGYMGSLLNSMSLMLEEFYSHLSMVGVSSRVGTGVDEFFEAVEEKKQEFLRDYLPELERRRHEREKQKKKSRDKELDKMMSDMSVAPGQAAAGQQSGSGAGNDSDVEVASDDDDEDSDEDAAKQGLQERYQAAMGDGENSILADASFAKYLHKQR; this is translated from the exons ATGGCATCCTCAGACGATGCATCGCcgcccgtcgccatcgtGTGCGTCGGCATGGCAG GCTCTGGCAAAACGACTTTTATGCAGCGCATCAATGCGCACCTTCACGGCAAGAACCAGCCTCCCTATGTCATCAACCTCGACCCGGCCGTGCTGAATGTCCCCTTCGACCCAAACATTGACATCCGCGACTCGGTCAACTACGAAGAAGTCATGAAGCAGTACAACCTTGGTCCCAACGGAGGCATTCTCACATCTCTCAACTTGTTCGCCACCAAAGTCGACCAGATTGTAAACCTATTAGAGAAGAGGGCGAAGCCTGATGCCGAAAATCCCGACCGCAAGCCCATCGATAGAATCATTGTCGACACCCCCGGACAAATCGAAGCCTTTGTGTGGTCTGCATCGGGAACCATTCTGCTAGAGTCTCTAGCGTCCTCGTTTCCAACCGTCATCGCCTACGTCATCGACACGCCGAGAACAGCGTCGACATCTACATTCATGTCCAACATGCTATACGCCTGTTCGATCCTGTACAAGACGAAACTCCCCATGATTCTGGTCTTCAACAAGACAGACGTCAAGGACGCGTCCTTTGCAAAGGAGTGGATGACGGACTTCGAGGCGTTCCAGGAAGCGCTCCGCCAGGACGAAGAGTCGGATGCGCTGGGCGGCGTGGAGGGCGGCGGGCACGGAGGCAGCGGGTACATGGGCAGCCTGCTCAACTCGATGAGCTTGATGCTGGAAGAGTTTTACTCGCACCTGAGCATGGTGGGCGTGAGCTCCAGAGTGGGCACCGGCGTGGACGAGTTTTtcgaggccgtggaggagaagaagcaagagTTTCTGCGCGACTACCTGCCGGAGCTGGAGAGGCGGCGCCACGAGcgggagaagcagaagaagaagtcgcgcgacaaggagctggacaagatgaTGTCCGACATGTCTGTTGCGCCCGGCCAAGCGGCCGCTGGGCAGCAGAGCGGGAGCGGCGCGGGAAACGACTCGGATGTCGAGGTGGCgagcgacgatgacgacgaggactcGGACGAAGACGCGGCCAAACAGGGCCTGCAGGAGCGCTATCAGGCCGCGATGGGTGATGGCGAGAATTCAATCTTGGCGGATGCCAGTTTTGCAAAGTATCTCCATAAGCAACGGTAG
- the RRP3 gene encoding ATP-dependent rRNA helicase RRP3 produces the protein MGDIKRRKVAHGAQNNRHVPMSSPPRAPSSEPEASSDQEESATLDEAAAEESDTQPKTFKELGIVDSLCEACESLNYKFPTPIQEKSIPVALQDRDIIGLAETGSGKTAAFALPILQALLDKPQPLFGLVLAPTRELAHQIGQAFEALGSSISLRCAVIVGGLDMVPQAVALGKKPHIIVATPGRLVDHLEKTKGFSLRTLKYLVMDEADRLLDMDFGPAIDKLLKFIPRERRTYLFSATLSSKVESLQRASLRDPVRVSVSSNKYQTVSTLLQNLLVVPQKRKDTYLIYLVNEFAGKSTIVFTRTVWETQRLAILLRTLGFGAIPLHGQLSQSSRLGALNKFRSGTRDILVATDVAARGLDISKVDVVLNYDLPQDSKTYIHRVGRTARAGKSGIAISLVTQYDIEIFQRIEAALGKKLDIYPTEKEEVLAFQHRVEEAQREARIEMKSLSEKKDRRGKGIKGTGKRHRDDMDKEEG, from the exons ATGGGCGATATCAAAAGGAGAAAGGTTGCTCATGGCGCTCAGAACAACCGCCATGTGCCCATGAGCAGTCCCCCACGAGCTCCGTCTTCAGAACCCGAGGCTTCGAGTGATCAAGAAGAATCAGCAACTcttgatgaagctgctgcagaGGAATCCGATACTCAACCCAAGACTTTCAAAGAGCTG GGAATCGTCGACTCGTTATGCGAAGCCTGTGAATCTCTCAACTACAAATTCCCGACCCCCATCCAAGAAAAGTCCATCCCCGTCGCCTTGCAGGATCGTGATATTATCGGTCTCGCCGAAACTGGTAGCGGAAAGACGGCTGCATTCGCGCTTCCAATTTTGCAAGCTCTCCTCGACAAACCTCAGCCATTATtcggcctcgtcctcgccccGACCCGAGAACTGGCGCATCAAATTGGCCAGGCATTCGAAGCTCTGGGGTCATCAATATCACTACGATGTGCCGTTATTGTCGGCGGCTTAGACATGGTCCCCCAAGCCGTTGCGCTTGGAAAGAAGCCGcacatcatcgtcgccaCCCCTGGACGACTGGTGGACCACCTCGAAAAGACAAAGGGATTCTCACTACGCACACTGAAGTACCTGGTTATGGACGAAGCCGACCGTCTGCTAGACATGGACTTTGGTCCCGCGATTGACAAGCTGCTCAAATTCATCCCGCGCGAACGACGGACCTACCTCTTCTCCGCGACACTCAGTTCCAAAGTCGAAAGCCTGCAGCGGGCCAGTTTGCGAGACCCCGTTCGCGTCAGCGTCAGCAGCAACAAGTACCAAACTGTGTCAACGCTTCTGCAGAACCTGCTCGTCGTCCCACAGAAGCGCAAGGACACGTATCTCATCTACCTAGTCAACGAATTCGCCGGCAAGTCCACCATCGTCTTCACACGCACCGTGTGGGAAACCCAAAGACTCGCAATCCTGCTCCGCACTCTCGGGTTCGGCGCCATTCCTCTGCACGGCCAGCTCTCGCAATCTTCTCGCCTCGGCGCCCTCAACAAATTCCGCTCCGGAACCCGCGACATCCTCGTTGCCACCGATGTTGCGGCCCGTGGTCTGGACATTTCcaaagtcgacgtcgtccTCAATTACGACCTGCCGCAGGACTCGAAAACCTACATCCACAGAGTCGGCCGAACGGCGCGAGCGGGCAAGTCCGGTATCGCAATCAGCTTGGTGACGCAGTACGACATCGAAATATTCCAGCGCATCGAGGCCGCGCTGGGCAAGAAGCTGGACATTTACCCCACCGAGAAGGAGGAAGTCCTGGCGTTCCAGCACCGCGTCGAAGAGGCGCAAAGGGAGGCGAGAATCGAAATGAAGAGCCTGTCCGAGAAAAAGGACAGGAGGGGCAAGGGAATCAAGGGCACTGGCAAGAGGCATCGCGACGATATGGACAAAGAAGAGGGTTAG